A window from Leptothermofonsia sichuanensis E412 encodes these proteins:
- a CDS encoding isochorismate synthase — MPVTPYCKNLFQSRRDLHQFLLACQQESLEKDHPRIISISLEIEPVDPLIVFDQIAQTNQLNFYIEKRDLPQNTYSDAPNLDSKSVSGIAAIGSAIDLQVGGCNRFQAAKEFIHSVLSDTVIVGDSHLPLAGPHFFCGFTFFDNCFEPDFLFPAATVFLPKWQVSYQKNCCTVVANLAIHSEINLESTTDDLWQTLQTIRSTHYQLLNPNLNHRELLRKQDVADTHHFEQAVLAALNSIQNHVLNKVVLAHAIDIVSPLPFHLVHSIHNLRHLHPDCYLFAISNGKGQHFMGASPERLISLRNRQLLTDALAGSAPRGKTTCEDAFLANNLLNSNKEMHEHQVVLEFITRQLCHLGLTPQPSPLRLLQLSNIQHLQTPIQARVPAGIHLLDAIAELHPTPAVAGVPRDIACEHIRQYEAFERSLYAAPIGWVDHQGNGEFAVGIRSALIDGCHARLYAGAGIVAGSAPERELAEVQLKLQALLAALV; from the coding sequence ATGCCAGTTACACCGTACTGCAAGAATCTGTTTCAAAGCCGTAGGGATCTGCACCAATTTCTATTAGCTTGCCAGCAAGAATCACTTGAAAAAGATCACCCCAGAATCATTAGCATATCCCTGGAAATTGAGCCTGTTGATCCACTCATTGTCTTTGACCAGATCGCCCAAACTAATCAGCTAAACTTTTACATTGAAAAACGAGATTTACCCCAAAATACCTATTCAGATGCTCCAAATTTAGACTCCAAAAGTGTCAGCGGAATTGCGGCGATCGGTTCAGCCATTGACCTTCAGGTAGGAGGATGCAACCGTTTTCAAGCAGCAAAGGAATTCATTCATTCAGTCCTCTCAGATACGGTTATCGTTGGAGATTCTCACCTGCCCCTGGCAGGACCCCACTTTTTTTGTGGCTTCACTTTTTTTGATAATTGTTTTGAGCCTGATTTTTTGTTTCCGGCAGCAACAGTTTTTCTACCAAAATGGCAGGTTTCCTACCAGAAAAATTGCTGTACTGTTGTAGCAAATCTGGCAATTCATTCAGAAATCAATCTGGAATCAACGACTGATGATTTGTGGCAAACGTTACAAACGATCCGGTCCACCCACTATCAGTTGCTCAATCCCAATCTCAATCATCGAGAACTATTGCGGAAGCAAGATGTGGCAGATACTCACCACTTTGAGCAGGCCGTTTTGGCAGCCCTCAACTCGATTCAAAATCATGTGTTAAACAAGGTGGTGCTTGCCCACGCAATTGACATCGTTTCGCCCTTGCCGTTTCACCTGGTTCATTCCATTCACAACCTGCGCCATCTTCATCCCGACTGCTACCTGTTTGCTATTAGCAACGGAAAAGGGCAGCATTTTATGGGTGCCAGCCCGGAGCGGTTGATTAGTCTGCGCAATCGCCAGTTGCTGACGGATGCTCTGGCAGGCTCTGCTCCACGGGGCAAAACAACCTGTGAAGACGCATTTCTGGCAAATAACCTGCTCAATAGTAATAAGGAAATGCATGAACATCAGGTTGTGCTTGAATTCATTACCCGTCAGCTCTGCCATCTGGGGCTGACTCCCCAGCCCTCCCCCCTGCGTTTGCTGCAGTTATCCAATATTCAGCACTTACAGACCCCAATTCAGGCACGGGTGCCCGCGGGAATTCACCTGCTGGATGCGATCGCTGAACTTCACCCCACGCCAGCGGTGGCCGGGGTACCGCGAGATATCGCCTGTGAGCATATTCGCCAGTACGAGGCATTTGAGCGATCGCTCTATGCCGCCCCCATTGGCTGGGTTGACCACCAGGGGAATGGTGAGTTTGCTGTGGGTATCCGCTCTGCTTTAATTGATGGTTGCCATGCCCGCCTCTATGCTGGCGCTGGCATTGTTGCCGGGTCAGCCCCAGAACGAGAACTGGCAGAAGTTCAACTTAAGCTGCAAGCGCTATTAGCCGCGCTGGTTTAG
- the menA gene encoding 2-carboxy-1,4-naphthoquinone phytyltransferase, translating into MTTKTLEQSNSQPDRNLWFAAIKPPMYSVAIMPIVVGSAVAFSETWTFDVRTFFTFLAAAILILAWENLSNDVFDAETGVDVNKANSLVNLTGNKTFIFWLGNLCLALGLVGIGAIAFWQQDLTVIWLILCCCAIGYVYQGPPFRLSYQGVGEILCFFAFGPLAFAAAYYSQTQSWSVTNFAASVVVGIATSLILFCSHFNQVHEDAAVGKKSPIVRLGSQRAAQLLPWITGSIYGFTLLFITLGIFPIWSLLVFASLLYAFKLCRVIGSYYHQPEKLTHCRFIAVALHFWSGLLLGAGFVLGG; encoded by the coding sequence ATGACAACCAAAACCCTTGAGCAGTCAAATTCTCAGCCAGATCGGAACTTGTGGTTTGCTGCGATTAAGCCACCCATGTATAGCGTCGCCATCATGCCCATTGTGGTCGGCAGTGCGGTCGCTTTTTCCGAAACCTGGACCTTTGACGTCAGAACCTTTTTCACCTTCCTTGCTGCTGCTATTCTCATCCTTGCCTGGGAAAATCTGAGTAATGACGTGTTTGATGCAGAAACTGGGGTGGATGTCAACAAAGCCAACTCCCTGGTCAACCTGACGGGGAATAAGACATTCATCTTCTGGCTGGGAAATCTCTGTCTGGCTCTGGGACTGGTAGGGATTGGGGCAATCGCCTTCTGGCAACAGGATCTGACTGTAATCTGGTTGATTTTATGCTGCTGTGCGATCGGCTATGTTTACCAGGGTCCCCCCTTCCGTCTCAGCTACCAGGGAGTGGGGGAAATCCTCTGCTTTTTTGCGTTTGGTCCTCTGGCATTTGCTGCCGCTTACTACAGCCAGACCCAATCCTGGTCTGTCACTAACTTTGCCGCATCGGTGGTGGTTGGCATTGCCACCAGCCTGATCCTGTTCTGTTCCCACTTCAACCAGGTTCATGAAGATGCGGCGGTTGGCAAAAAATCTCCCATTGTTCGGCTGGGTAGCCAGCGTGCAGCCCAACTCTTGCCCTGGATTACGGGCAGCATTTACGGCTTCACCCTCCTGTTCATAACTTTGGGTATTTTCCCAATCTGGAGCCTGCTGGTGTTTGCCAGTCTGCTCTATGCCTTCAAACTGTGTCGCGTCATTGGTTCCTATTACCATCAACCCGAAAAACTCACCCACTGCCGCTTTATTGCGGTTGCCCTGCATTTCTGGAGTGGGCTGCTGTTGGGGGCGGGGTTTGTGTTGGGGGGGTGA